A region of the Heptranchias perlo isolate sHepPer1 chromosome 25, sHepPer1.hap1, whole genome shotgun sequence genome:
TTtgtaaaatatgtttttaaaagcaTCTGGTTGAAAATGTATGGCTTTGTTGTAAGCTGAGCAAATGCTCCAGACAATCAACATTCAAGTAGTCCTCTGTGCACATCCCATATCTAACTAATGTTGGTTCATCCTTTGATTGCTCTTTAAAAAGCTTTGGTGTCACTGGGTGCACCATCGGGCTTTGGGATTAATGGGGTCTTCTCTAGGTCGCTGAGGTTCTCTGCATTGGGTTCAGCAACATTGGATGCTTCATTCGACCCTTGTTGTGCTAACTTAACTTCCTTTGGCTCTTGGCTATCTGGACTGACTACATTATCCACGCCCTTCGTCttggctgcttctgctgtttgctCCTTTGTGGTTTTTTGTGGCGTTGCTTCCGGTTTGTCAGCAGACTTGGGGGCCTTGCCGCCGATATCGCCGGCAGATAGTTGGTCAGAGTTGGTGTCTGTGCCTTCTCCAGTTTCCGGTTTCTTCTTTGTCTCCTTATCCTTTCCCTCTTCGTCATCTTTTTCCTTgtttcctcttccttctccttctcctttgcCTCCCTTTTGCTCACTCTCCTTGGACAGTGTTTCATTTCCTTCCTCTTTTCCCGCTGTTTCAGGTGCTTTGATTATATCGTCTCCCTTGTTTTCTATTGTTTCAGATGTTtggcctgctcctttttctcctacCTCTGGTGATGTGATGTCCCCTCCCTCTTTGTCTGCGGTCTGGGAGGGCTCTCCCTTTTCAGCCATATCAGCCAGTGTTTTTCCTTCTCCTTTGGAT
Encoded here:
- the tmem119b gene encoding transmembrane protein 119b, with translation MAVPLALWLLVLTSVCPSTTNPISSTNVPISSISAESSGTDETETKIPEVWFSTMDTSTFLSSTDTAFTSEATVTAPEPVPIGAAIMEFINDYMIVIIIAGILLILLIVIVCTVVLVKQNYKASAYYPSSYPKKKYVDEHDKGGSAKSFSEIPEKANDDPKEEMVNSSEQLQADILTVAHNLKKKTPSKGEGKTLADMAEKGEPSQTADKEGGDITSPEVGEKGAGQTSETIENKGDDIIKAPETAGKEEGNETLSKESEQKGGKGEGEGRGNKEKDDEEGKDKETKKKPETGEGTDTNSDQLSAGDIGGKAPKSADKPEATPQKTTKEQTAEAAKTKGVDNVVSPDSQEPKEVKLAQQGSNEASNVAEPNAENLSDLEKTPLIPKPDGAPSDTKAF